TATAAAAGGTGTTGATCTTCTGGTTATAAGGGAGCTTACAGGGGGAATATACTTTGGAGAACCAAGGGGAATAGAAGAAAGAGGTGGTGAAAAAGTCGGCTTTAACACAATGATATATTATGAACATGAGATCAAAAGAATAGCAAAACTTGCCTTTGAGATATCCAGAAACAGAAGAAAAAAGGTTACAAGCGTGGACAAGGCAAATGTTCTTGAGGTTTCGGCTGTATGGAGGGAGATTGTAAATGAAGTCCATGCAGACTATCAAGATGTTGAACTTGAACACATGTATGTTGACAACTGTGCAATGCAGCTTGTAAGGAGACCAAAAGATTTTGATGTTATAGTCACAGGAAATCTTTTTGGAGATATCCTCTCTGATGAGGCAGGAGCTTTAACAGGATCACTTGGTATGCTCCCTTCGGCAAGCATAGGAGAAAAGTATGCACTTTACGAGCCTGTCCACGGTTCTGCCCCTGACATAGCAGGACAGGGTATAGCCAACCCTATAGCAATGATCCTTTCAGCAGCGATGATGCTTGAGATCACCTGTAAACTGCCGGAAGCTGCAAGGGATATTGAAAACGCAATAGATAAAGTTCTTGAGGAAGGATACCGAACAGGAGATATATGGGCTCCCGGAACTAAAAAGGTAGGAACTAAGGAGATGACAGAAGCGATAATAAGATATATTATATAAATAATGAGAATTATTATTGTTCTGCTATTCTTAATAAATACGATCTATGGATATGAACCGGTTCAGCCTATTCCCAAAAAAATTGAGTATAACAGGGAGAAGGCTGAACTGGGTAAACTTCTATTTCATGATCCAATACTATCAAGGGACAATAAAGTCTCATGTTTTTCATGCCATGATGTTTACAATAAGTGTGGAACCGATCATAAACCTGTATCCACAGGATTTCACAACAGAAAGGGAAAGGTAAATGCATCTACGGTTTTTAATGCTGTGTTTAACTTCAGACTTTTCTGGGATGGAAGTGCAAAAAATCTGAAGGAGCAGGTTTACGGACCTATACAAAGCCCTGAAGAGATGAATATGACCATTGAAGAAGTTGAACAAAGGCTGAACAAACACCCCCTTTACATTAGAAAATTCAAAAAAGT
This portion of the Persephonella sp. genome encodes:
- the leuB gene encoding 3-isopropylmalate dehydrogenase — encoded protein: MKKSFKITVLPGDGIGPEIMESAIEVLKAVSKKYGVNFEFHEALIGGAAIDKAGDPLPEETLKIAKESDAVLLAAVGGEKWDNLPTDKRPEKGLLRIRKELDLFANLRPGKAYTALLDASPLKENLIKGVDLLVIRELTGGIYFGEPRGIEERGGEKVGFNTMIYYEHEIKRIAKLAFEISRNRRKKVTSVDKANVLEVSAVWREIVNEVHADYQDVELEHMYVDNCAMQLVRRPKDFDVIVTGNLFGDILSDEAGALTGSLGMLPSASIGEKYALYEPVHGSAPDIAGQGIANPIAMILSAAMMLEITCKLPEAARDIENAIDKVLEEGYRTGDIWAPGTKKVGTKEMTEAIIRYII